Proteins encoded in a region of the Cyclopterus lumpus isolate fCycLum1 chromosome 23, fCycLum1.pri, whole genome shotgun sequence genome:
- the cbll1 gene encoding E3 ubiquitin-protein ligase Hakai isoform X3, whose product MDQSDNDLQGSDGSGSLGGPDVRRRIPIKLISKQPIRSKPQPRTQRPSSRPSKSEAVENDNFGFKQEERFDCGAKAGDVFATQRRFPQALFWDYKLNLIGERDEVPIHFCDKCGLPIHLYGRMIPCKHVFCYDCALLHEKKGDKMCPGLTMYNCTDPVQRIEQSLRGALYMCSVVPGCKRTYLSQRDLQAHVNHRHMRAAKSSAGRQEPVHMPPQSEVPDRFRVPPPHLPKNHVHLPNPLQHSSHDPYSQPPPPTSHEAPPPTALGPETFRISTVTTRKHSNLITVPIQDDSSSREPLSGGPGPAQPPHHHPGDYPGQPPVVSHSHHMMAPPQQHFGPPPPPPPPISHPMQHPPQASGTPHMVYNQAPPPPMSTAPPPITPPPGHIMGQMPPYMNHPPPGPPPQHSGPPVNAPPPHHYNPNSMQQFPEDQGTLSPPFSQPGGLSPGMWPAPRGPPPPRMQGPPQGQMPGPHHPDQGRYRPYYQ is encoded by the exons ATGGACCAAAGCG ACAATGATCTTCAAGGAAGTGATGGCTCTGGGAGTTTGGGTGGCCCGGATGTCCGTAGACGAATCCCCATCAAACTCATATCCAAGCAGCCCATAAGGAGCAAACCTCAGCCGCGCACCCAGAGACCCAGCAGCAGGCCATCTAAAAGTGAGGCTGTGGAAAACG ATAACTTTGGCTTCAAGCAGGAGGAGAGGTTTGATTGTGGAGCTAAAGCCGGTGATGTGTTTGCTACTCAGAGGAGATTCCCCCAGGCCCTGTTTTGGGACTATAAG TTAAATTTGATTGGAGAAAGGGATGAAGTACCAATTCACTTTTGTGATAAATGTGGGCTTCCTATCCACCTATATGGACGAATG ATCCCCTGCAAACATGTTTTCTGTTACGACTGTGCTCTGCTTCATGAGAAGAAAGGAGATAAGATGTGTCCTGG CCTCACCATGTACAACTGCACCGACCCAGTGCAGCGCATCGAGCAGAGCCTGCGCGGCGCCCTCTACATGTGCAGCGTCGTGCCCGGATGCAAGCGCACCTACCTGTCTCAGCGTGACCTGCAGGCCCACGTCAACCACCGCCACATGAGGGCGGCCAAGTCGTCCGCCGGCCGACAAGAGCCCGTGCACATGCCCCCCCAATCCGAGGTCCCCGACCGTTTCCGCGTGCCTCCACCTCACCTGCCCAAGAACCACGTTCACCTGCCCAACCCGCTCCAGCACAGCAGTCACGACCCCTACAGTCAGCCTCCCCCGCCCACGTCCCAcgaagccccgcccccgaccGCTCTCGGTCCCGAGACATTCCGCATCTCCACGGTGACGACCCGCAAGCACAGCAATCTCATCACCGTGCCCATCCAAGATGACTCTTCTTCTCGGGAGCCCCTCTCTGGTGGTCCGGGCCCTGCTCAgccaccccaccaccacccggGGGACTATCCTGGTCAGCCCCCTGTAGTGTCCCACTCTCACCACATGATGGCCCCACCGCAGCAGCACTTCGGCCCCCcgcctcccccacctcctcccatCAGCCACCCCATGCAGCATCCACCCCAGGCCTCCGGTACGCCACACATGGTGTACAACCaggcccctcctccccccatgtCCACAGCTCCCCCACCAATCACTCCGCCGCCAGGGCACATTATGGGCCAGATGCCCCCCTATATGAACCACCCGCCGCCAGgaccaccaccacaacacagTGGCCCACCAGTCAACGCCCCCCCACCTCATCACTACAACCCCAACTCCATGCAGCAGTTCCCCGAAGACCAGGGCACACTCAGTCCCCCATTCAGCCAGCCTGGAGGGCTCAGTCCTGGGATGTGGCCTGCTCCGAGAGGGCCCCCACCACCACGAATGCAGGGTCCTCCGCAGGGCCAGATGCCTGGACCTCACCACCCAGATCAGGGCCGCTACAGGCCTTATTATCAGTAA
- the cbll1 gene encoding E3 ubiquitin-protein ligase Hakai isoform X2: MDQSADNDLQGSDGSGSLGGPDVRRRIPIKLISKQPIRSKPQPRTQRPSSRPSKSEAVENDNFGFKQEERFDCGAKAGDVFATQRRFPQALFWDYKLNLIGERDEVPIHFCDKCGLPIHLYGRMIPCKHVFCYDCALLHEKKGDKMCPGLTMYNCTDPVQRIEQSLRGALYMCSVVPGCKRTYLSQRDLQAHVNHRHMRAAKSSAGRQEPVHMPPQSEVPDRFRVPPPHLPKNHVHLPNPLQHSSHDPYSQPPPPTSHEAPPPTALGPETFRISTVTTRKHSNLITVPIQDDSSSREPLSGGPGPAQPPHHHPGDYPGQPPVVSHSHHMMAPPQQHFGPPPPPPPPISHPMQHPPQASGTPHMVYNQAPPPPMSTAPPPITPPPGHIMGQMPPYMNHPPPGPPPQHSGPPVNAPPPHHYNPNSMQQFPEDQGTLSPPFSQPGGLSPGMWPAPRGPPPPRMQGPPQGQMPGPHHPDQGRYRPYYQ, from the exons ATGGACCAAAGCG CAGACAATGATCTTCAAGGAAGTGATGGCTCTGGGAGTTTGGGTGGCCCGGATGTCCGTAGACGAATCCCCATCAAACTCATATCCAAGCAGCCCATAAGGAGCAAACCTCAGCCGCGCACCCAGAGACCCAGCAGCAGGCCATCTAAAAGTGAGGCTGTGGAAAACG ATAACTTTGGCTTCAAGCAGGAGGAGAGGTTTGATTGTGGAGCTAAAGCCGGTGATGTGTTTGCTACTCAGAGGAGATTCCCCCAGGCCCTGTTTTGGGACTATAAG TTAAATTTGATTGGAGAAAGGGATGAAGTACCAATTCACTTTTGTGATAAATGTGGGCTTCCTATCCACCTATATGGACGAATG ATCCCCTGCAAACATGTTTTCTGTTACGACTGTGCTCTGCTTCATGAGAAGAAAGGAGATAAGATGTGTCCTGG CCTCACCATGTACAACTGCACCGACCCAGTGCAGCGCATCGAGCAGAGCCTGCGCGGCGCCCTCTACATGTGCAGCGTCGTGCCCGGATGCAAGCGCACCTACCTGTCTCAGCGTGACCTGCAGGCCCACGTCAACCACCGCCACATGAGGGCGGCCAAGTCGTCCGCCGGCCGACAAGAGCCCGTGCACATGCCCCCCCAATCCGAGGTCCCCGACCGTTTCCGCGTGCCTCCACCTCACCTGCCCAAGAACCACGTTCACCTGCCCAACCCGCTCCAGCACAGCAGTCACGACCCCTACAGTCAGCCTCCCCCGCCCACGTCCCAcgaagccccgcccccgaccGCTCTCGGTCCCGAGACATTCCGCATCTCCACGGTGACGACCCGCAAGCACAGCAATCTCATCACCGTGCCCATCCAAGATGACTCTTCTTCTCGGGAGCCCCTCTCTGGTGGTCCGGGCCCTGCTCAgccaccccaccaccacccggGGGACTATCCTGGTCAGCCCCCTGTAGTGTCCCACTCTCACCACATGATGGCCCCACCGCAGCAGCACTTCGGCCCCCcgcctcccccacctcctcccatCAGCCACCCCATGCAGCATCCACCCCAGGCCTCCGGTACGCCACACATGGTGTACAACCaggcccctcctccccccatgtCCACAGCTCCCCCACCAATCACTCCGCCGCCAGGGCACATTATGGGCCAGATGCCCCCCTATATGAACCACCCGCCGCCAGgaccaccaccacaacacagTGGCCCACCAGTCAACGCCCCCCCACCTCATCACTACAACCCCAACTCCATGCAGCAGTTCCCCGAAGACCAGGGCACACTCAGTCCCCCATTCAGCCAGCCTGGAGGGCTCAGTCCTGGGATGTGGCCTGCTCCGAGAGGGCCCCCACCACCACGAATGCAGGGTCCTCCGCAGGGCCAGATGCCTGGACCTCACCACCCAGATCAGGGCCGCTACAGGCCTTATTATCAGTAA
- the cbll1 gene encoding E3 ubiquitin-protein ligase Hakai isoform X1 produces the protein MSQECLLKCITDNDLQGSDGSGSLGGPDVRRRIPIKLISKQPIRSKPQPRTQRPSSRPSKSEAVENDNFGFKQEERFDCGAKAGDVFATQRRFPQALFWDYKLNLIGERDEVPIHFCDKCGLPIHLYGRMIPCKHVFCYDCALLHEKKGDKMCPGLTMYNCTDPVQRIEQSLRGALYMCSVVPGCKRTYLSQRDLQAHVNHRHMRAAKSSAGRQEPVHMPPQSEVPDRFRVPPPHLPKNHVHLPNPLQHSSHDPYSQPPPPTSHEAPPPTALGPETFRISTVTTRKHSNLITVPIQDDSSSREPLSGGPGPAQPPHHHPGDYPGQPPVVSHSHHMMAPPQQHFGPPPPPPPPISHPMQHPPQASGTPHMVYNQAPPPPMSTAPPPITPPPGHIMGQMPPYMNHPPPGPPPQHSGPPVNAPPPHHYNPNSMQQFPEDQGTLSPPFSQPGGLSPGMWPAPRGPPPPRMQGPPQGQMPGPHHPDQGRYRPYYQ, from the exons ATGTCTCAAGAGTGTTTGCTGAAATGTATTA CAGACAATGATCTTCAAGGAAGTGATGGCTCTGGGAGTTTGGGTGGCCCGGATGTCCGTAGACGAATCCCCATCAAACTCATATCCAAGCAGCCCATAAGGAGCAAACCTCAGCCGCGCACCCAGAGACCCAGCAGCAGGCCATCTAAAAGTGAGGCTGTGGAAAACG ATAACTTTGGCTTCAAGCAGGAGGAGAGGTTTGATTGTGGAGCTAAAGCCGGTGATGTGTTTGCTACTCAGAGGAGATTCCCCCAGGCCCTGTTTTGGGACTATAAG TTAAATTTGATTGGAGAAAGGGATGAAGTACCAATTCACTTTTGTGATAAATGTGGGCTTCCTATCCACCTATATGGACGAATG ATCCCCTGCAAACATGTTTTCTGTTACGACTGTGCTCTGCTTCATGAGAAGAAAGGAGATAAGATGTGTCCTGG CCTCACCATGTACAACTGCACCGACCCAGTGCAGCGCATCGAGCAGAGCCTGCGCGGCGCCCTCTACATGTGCAGCGTCGTGCCCGGATGCAAGCGCACCTACCTGTCTCAGCGTGACCTGCAGGCCCACGTCAACCACCGCCACATGAGGGCGGCCAAGTCGTCCGCCGGCCGACAAGAGCCCGTGCACATGCCCCCCCAATCCGAGGTCCCCGACCGTTTCCGCGTGCCTCCACCTCACCTGCCCAAGAACCACGTTCACCTGCCCAACCCGCTCCAGCACAGCAGTCACGACCCCTACAGTCAGCCTCCCCCGCCCACGTCCCAcgaagccccgcccccgaccGCTCTCGGTCCCGAGACATTCCGCATCTCCACGGTGACGACCCGCAAGCACAGCAATCTCATCACCGTGCCCATCCAAGATGACTCTTCTTCTCGGGAGCCCCTCTCTGGTGGTCCGGGCCCTGCTCAgccaccccaccaccacccggGGGACTATCCTGGTCAGCCCCCTGTAGTGTCCCACTCTCACCACATGATGGCCCCACCGCAGCAGCACTTCGGCCCCCcgcctcccccacctcctcccatCAGCCACCCCATGCAGCATCCACCCCAGGCCTCCGGTACGCCACACATGGTGTACAACCaggcccctcctccccccatgtCCACAGCTCCCCCACCAATCACTCCGCCGCCAGGGCACATTATGGGCCAGATGCCCCCCTATATGAACCACCCGCCGCCAGgaccaccaccacaacacagTGGCCCACCAGTCAACGCCCCCCCACCTCATCACTACAACCCCAACTCCATGCAGCAGTTCCCCGAAGACCAGGGCACACTCAGTCCCCCATTCAGCCAGCCTGGAGGGCTCAGTCCTGGGATGTGGCCTGCTCCGAGAGGGCCCCCACCACCACGAATGCAGGGTCCTCCGCAGGGCCAGATGCCTGGACCTCACCACCCAGATCAGGGCCGCTACAGGCCTTATTATCAGTAA